A window from Kribbella jejuensis encodes these proteins:
- a CDS encoding ATP-dependent Clp protease proteolytic subunit, whose product MYVEKPTATWPPQRPEVPGPWQPAKPGGPQPSDPPQPILPTWYEPASVTVERELADRLLAERVILVGGRLDDGLANHVAAQLLLLDAESNEPIRVHLSSTESELDAALSVAAAIDLIGCPVHVVARGTVRGPAVAVLAAGEQRQAHQHAMFVLSVPPFTANGTADELTALAAQHEREIARLRDLIAQATGRTADEVTEDLTSGRVLSAEEAQTYGLVTELLGR is encoded by the coding sequence ATGTACGTCGAGAAGCCGACCGCCACCTGGCCGCCGCAGCGACCCGAGGTTCCCGGGCCGTGGCAGCCCGCGAAGCCTGGAGGCCCGCAACCCTCGGATCCGCCCCAGCCGATCCTGCCGACCTGGTACGAGCCCGCATCGGTGACGGTGGAGCGGGAACTGGCCGATCGGTTGCTGGCGGAGCGGGTGATTCTGGTCGGCGGCCGGCTGGATGACGGGCTGGCCAATCATGTGGCAGCACAGCTCCTGCTGTTGGATGCTGAGAGCAACGAACCGATCAGGGTGCACCTGTCGTCGACGGAGTCCGAGCTGGACGCGGCGCTCTCGGTCGCGGCGGCGATCGACCTGATCGGTTGCCCGGTCCACGTCGTTGCCCGTGGCACCGTTCGTGGTCCGGCGGTCGCCGTGCTCGCCGCCGGTGAACAACGGCAGGCTCACCAGCACGCGATGTTCGTGCTGTCGGTTCCGCCGTTCACCGCGAACGGCACGGCCGACGAGCTGACCGCGCTCGCCGCCCAGCACGAACGCGAGATCGCGCGGCTCCGCGATCTCATCGCTCAAGCCACGGGCCGCACCGCCGACGAGGTGACCGAAGACCTCACCAGCGGCCGGGTGCTCTCCGCCGAGGAAGCGCAGACCTACGGCCTCGTCACTGAGCTGCTGGGAAGGTGA
- a CDS encoding amidohydrolase family protein has translation MTTNETPSQAAGAAATPEQAEGAAGGTPSGHARGAAGGSTPSGQAEGAAGWGGGSAVGGRAVVLRGGTVLTMDDRHTVLHDADVLVVGGRIAGVGQKLDVPEGTYSIDAAGGIVMPGMIDTHRHMWQTAMRAYGADWTLTQYFVWYYLEHGKAFRPEDIRAGNLTSAWESLEAGVTTTVDWSHGLQSVDHAEAAVDALRAVPGRFVLAYGNIQAGPWEWTADPSVRAFLERLKDADDIGLQLAFDVTGDPAFPERAAFEVARELDLAVTTHAGVWGATNDNGIKLMHENDFMTPKNIYVHSATLTTDSYQRIAATGGSISVSTESEQSAGQGYPPTWQVRRHHIPVSLSMDTSVWWSGDLFSAMRATLGADRAREHLEAHMKGATVTHSHLRAEHVVDWATRGGARALGRDDLGSLEPGKTADVILIKNDASPVSFPLINPYGQVAFQAQRGDVHTVIVDGRIVKQDHQLVGCDLAAVRREVEATVEYLRSTLGEDAWKSGMNPELPKGEVLDNPYQYTDYKSDSTREARGTIFGAP, from the coding sequence ATGACAACGAACGAAACCCCGAGTCAGGCAGCCGGCGCCGCCGCTACGCCGGAGCAGGCGGAAGGTGCGGCCGGCGGCACCCCGTCCGGGCACGCTCGGGGCGCGGCGGGCGGCAGCACCCCGTCCGGGCAGGCCGAGGGTGCGGCGGGGTGGGGCGGGGGGTCAGCGGTGGGTGGGCGGGCTGTGGTGTTGCGGGGCGGGACTGTGCTCACGATGGATGATCGGCATACCGTGCTGCACGATGCCGACGTTTTGGTTGTTGGCGGTCGGATTGCCGGGGTTGGGCAGAAGCTCGACGTGCCCGAGGGGACGTACAGCATCGACGCGGCCGGTGGGATTGTGATGCCGGGGATGATCGACACCCATCGGCACATGTGGCAGACGGCGATGCGCGCGTACGGCGCCGACTGGACGCTCACGCAGTACTTCGTCTGGTATTACCTCGAGCACGGCAAGGCGTTCCGCCCCGAGGACATCCGTGCCGGCAACCTCACGTCAGCGTGGGAGTCGCTCGAGGCCGGGGTGACCACCACGGTCGACTGGTCGCACGGCCTGCAGAGCGTGGACCATGCCGAGGCCGCCGTGGACGCGCTCCGCGCCGTACCCGGCCGGTTCGTGCTTGCCTACGGCAACATCCAGGCCGGCCCGTGGGAGTGGACCGCGGACCCGTCCGTCCGCGCCTTCCTCGAACGCCTCAAGGACGCCGACGACATCGGTCTGCAACTCGCGTTCGACGTCACCGGCGACCCGGCGTTCCCGGAGCGCGCCGCGTTCGAGGTCGCCCGCGAGCTCGACCTCGCCGTCACCACCCACGCCGGCGTGTGGGGCGCGACCAACGACAACGGCATCAAGCTGATGCACGAGAACGACTTCATGACGCCGAAGAACATCTACGTACACTCCGCCACCCTGACCACCGACTCGTACCAGCGGATCGCCGCGACCGGCGGCTCGATCTCGGTCTCCACAGAGTCCGAGCAGAGCGCCGGCCAGGGCTACCCGCCGACCTGGCAGGTCCGGCGGCACCACATCCCGGTGTCGCTGTCGATGGACACCAGCGTCTGGTGGAGCGGCGACCTGTTCAGCGCGATGCGGGCGACGCTCGGCGCCGACCGCGCCCGCGAACACCTTGAGGCGCACATGAAGGGCGCCACCGTGACGCACAGCCATCTGCGCGCCGAGCACGTCGTCGACTGGGCGACCCGCGGCGGCGCGAGGGCGCTCGGCCGCGACGACCTCGGCAGCCTCGAACCGGGCAAGACCGCCGACGTGATCCTGATCAAGAACGACGCGTCGCCGGTGTCGTTCCCGTTGATCAACCCGTACGGGCAGGTCGCGTTCCAGGCGCAGCGCGGGGACGTCCACACGGTGATCGTCGACGGCCGGATCGTGAAACAGGACCACCAGCTGGTCGGTTGCGACCTGGCCGCCGTACGACGGGAGGTCGAGGCGACCGTCGAGTACCTGCGGTCCACGCTCGGCGAGGACGCGTGGAAGAGCGGGATGAACCCGGAGCTGCCGAAGGGTGAGGTGCTGGACAACCCGTATCAGTACACGGACTACAAGTCCGACTCGACCCGGGAGGCACGTGGCACCATCTTCGGTGCACCGTAG
- a CDS encoding quinone oxidoreductase family protein, protein MRAAVLHTHGEPPTHADHPDPVAGAGRSIVRVTAAPIVPLDLLCASGTSYFGAPALPYVPGVQGVGVVEESATVAPGTRVFFATSAGMAPGDGSLAERAAVPDEDLVALPTERDGEPTGESGDAGVADAAVAAIGLSGVAGWMTLTWRAGMQVGERVLVLGGGGAVGQVAIGAAKVLGASRVVAVVRSDASRERALAAGADEVVALSDDVDELTARLGEPAYDVVIDPVFGVAATAAARVLAPGGRLVNLGGSSGDEAVFSSAVLRSKSASVLGYTNNALTAAQRHDALTAVLRHAAAGAIRVAHETVTLADVPDAWTRQSTGATSGRLVLTFPAAQ, encoded by the coding sequence GTGCGAGCCGCAGTACTGCACACCCACGGTGAACCGCCGACCCATGCGGATCATCCGGATCCGGTCGCGGGTGCGGGTCGCTCGATCGTCCGCGTGACGGCGGCGCCGATCGTGCCGCTCGATCTGTTGTGCGCTTCCGGTACGTCGTACTTCGGCGCGCCGGCGTTGCCGTACGTACCGGGTGTGCAGGGCGTCGGCGTGGTGGAAGAGTCCGCGACGGTCGCGCCCGGGACGCGGGTGTTCTTCGCGACGTCGGCCGGCATGGCGCCCGGCGACGGCAGCCTGGCCGAGCGGGCAGCCGTACCTGACGAGGACTTGGTCGCGCTGCCGACCGAGCGCGACGGGGAGCCGACGGGGGAGTCCGGCGATGCCGGGGTCGCTGATGCAGCTGTCGCGGCGATCGGGCTCTCCGGGGTGGCCGGGTGGATGACGTTGACGTGGCGCGCTGGGATGCAGGTGGGGGAGCGGGTGCTGGTGCTCGGTGGCGGCGGCGCGGTCGGGCAGGTGGCGATCGGGGCCGCCAAGGTACTCGGGGCGTCGCGGGTGGTCGCCGTCGTACGGTCGGACGCCTCGCGGGAGCGGGCGCTGGCAGCGGGAGCCGACGAAGTAGTTGCCCTGAGCGACGATGTGGACGAGTTGACGGCCCGGTTGGGCGAACCGGCGTACGATGTGGTGATCGATCCGGTGTTCGGGGTGGCGGCGACGGCGGCGGCGCGGGTGCTCGCGCCGGGCGGGCGGTTGGTGAATCTCGGTGGATCGTCGGGCGACGAGGCGGTGTTCTCGTCCGCGGTACTGCGGAGCAAGTCGGCGAGCGTACTGGGCTACACGAACAACGCTCTGACCGCGGCGCAGCGGCACGACGCGTTGACCGCCGTACTCCGGCACGCCGCGGCCGGTGCGATCCGGGTCGCCCACGAGACCGTCACGCTCGCCGACGTGCCGGACGCGTGGACCCGGCAATCCACAGGAGCGACTTCCGGTCGGTTGGTCCTCACCTTCCCAGCAGCTCAGTGA
- a CDS encoding extradiol ring-cleavage dioxygenase has translation MATVAAVIASTHHPFYYRASTATGADRPPFADEWVAKITAFRETLTKARPDILVMVGSDHFHQLWLDNMPQFLVGKAPYFDANWYNEEREFGLPRMRLAGDEQLAAHILRNGLDAGFDLAFSNELRIDHSITCPIITLRPDADLPIVPIYTNIFAPPLPRPGRFVELGRTIRQLVESWPIDKRVAIIGTGHLSLELGGPRQFGAHGPDPEFDRKAVDWIASGDIDGCLSEVTLDSLHLPGNATHGFMDFMLMMGVAGAGAKADHVDSLDLFHTMEAYFTWYPNGAPS, from the coding sequence ATGGCCACAGTCGCCGCGGTGATCGCCTCCACGCACCATCCGTTCTACTACCGCGCGAGCACCGCGACCGGCGCGGACCGCCCGCCGTTCGCCGACGAGTGGGTCGCGAAGATCACGGCGTTCCGCGAGACCCTCACCAAGGCGCGCCCGGACATCCTGGTGATGGTCGGCAGCGACCACTTCCACCAGTTGTGGCTGGACAACATGCCACAGTTCCTGGTCGGCAAAGCGCCGTACTTCGACGCCAACTGGTACAACGAGGAACGCGAGTTCGGCCTCCCGCGGATGCGCCTGGCCGGCGACGAGCAGCTCGCGGCGCACATCCTCCGCAACGGCCTGGACGCCGGCTTCGATCTTGCCTTCAGCAACGAACTGCGGATCGACCACAGCATCACCTGCCCGATCATCACGCTCCGGCCGGACGCGGACCTGCCGATCGTGCCGATCTACACCAACATCTTCGCGCCACCGCTGCCACGGCCGGGGCGGTTCGTCGAGCTGGGCCGGACGATCCGCCAGCTGGTCGAGTCGTGGCCGATCGACAAGCGGGTGGCGATCATCGGTACCGGGCACCTGTCGCTGGAGCTCGGCGGCCCGCGGCAGTTCGGTGCGCACGGGCCGGATCCGGAGTTCGACCGCAAGGCCGTCGACTGGATCGCGAGCGGTGACATCGACGGCTGCCTGTCCGAGGTGACGCTGGACAGCCTGCACCTGCCCGGCAACGCGACGCACGGGTTCATGGACTTCATGCTGATGATGGGCGTCGCGGGCGCCGGTGCGAAGGCGGATCACGTGGACTCGCTCGACCTGTTCCACACCATGGAGGCGTACTTCACCTGGTATCCGAACGGAGCGCCGTCGTGA
- a CDS encoding nucleoside hydrolase: MVTPLILDCDPGHDDALAILLAVADPAVSLQAVTTVAGNQTVDKCTLNARRVLSLAGAASVPVARGADRPLVRPLRIADDVHGGTGLDGPTFTDSPSVPESDLSAQELLVDVLRTPATIVATGALTNIARLITAAPEAAANITEIVWMGGSTDRGNIAPLAEANAYVDPEAADLVVRSGIPFTMCGLNVTHQALVTQDVLARFTRIGTPLARVCIEWMTFFASTYRDLFGFPSPPLHDPVAVARVIDPGIVHCVEANLVVETAGVWTAGATVVDLDGYTGRPPNAHIATHLNRDAFWDRIIRAVSVLS, encoded by the coding sequence ATGGTTACGCCCCTGATCCTCGACTGCGACCCCGGCCACGACGACGCCCTGGCGATCCTGCTCGCCGTCGCCGATCCCGCTGTCTCGCTGCAGGCGGTCACCACTGTCGCCGGGAACCAGACCGTCGACAAGTGCACGCTGAACGCCCGGCGGGTGCTGTCGCTGGCCGGGGCCGCGTCCGTACCGGTGGCGCGTGGGGCCGATCGGCCCCTGGTCCGGCCGCTCCGGATCGCCGACGACGTCCACGGCGGGACCGGGCTGGACGGACCGACGTTCACCGATTCGCCGTCGGTGCCGGAGTCCGACCTCTCGGCGCAGGAGCTGCTGGTCGACGTACTGCGTACTCCTGCGACGATCGTGGCTACCGGGGCACTGACGAACATCGCGCGGCTGATCACCGCGGCGCCCGAGGCGGCGGCCAACATCACCGAGATCGTCTGGATGGGCGGTTCGACCGACCGCGGCAACATCGCCCCACTCGCCGAGGCCAACGCGTACGTCGACCCGGAGGCGGCCGACCTGGTGGTCCGCTCCGGTATCCCGTTCACCATGTGCGGGCTGAACGTCACCCACCAGGCGCTGGTGACCCAGGACGTGCTCGCCCGCTTCACCCGCATCGGTACGCCGCTCGCGCGGGTGTGCATCGAGTGGATGACGTTCTTCGCCTCGACGTACCGCGATCTGTTCGGGTTCCCGTCCCCACCGCTGCACGATCCGGTCGCCGTCGCGCGCGTCATCGACCCCGGGATCGTGCACTGTGTCGAAGCGAATCTCGTCGTCGAAACCGCCGGCGTCTGGACCGCGGGCGCCACGGTCGTCGACCTCGACGGCTACACCGGCCGCCCGCCGAACGCCCACATCGCGACGCACCTGAACCGCGATGCTTTCTGGGACAGGATCATCCGCGCCGTCTCCGTGCTGAGCTGA
- a CDS encoding RNA polymerase sigma factor: protein MRDDPTVVDLVTRARDGDKSAWDELVVRYAPLVYSICRRYRLPQPDIDDVGQSVWLRLVEHLPGLREPAALPGWIATTTQRECFRMIRATSRVEPVDLADSPDVPEQAIAEEEVLRHERGTILRTAFGELSRRCQQLLSLLMQDPPAPYDEISRRLDLPIGSIGPNRARCLGRLRQTPALLRLAADGPDGPDGPDEAARR, encoded by the coding sequence ATGCGGGACGATCCGACGGTCGTCGACCTGGTCACCAGGGCCAGGGACGGCGACAAGTCCGCCTGGGACGAGCTGGTCGTGCGGTACGCGCCGCTCGTCTACTCGATCTGCCGGCGGTACCGGTTGCCGCAGCCTGACATCGACGACGTCGGGCAGAGCGTCTGGCTGCGGCTGGTCGAACACCTGCCCGGCCTGCGCGAGCCGGCCGCGCTGCCGGGCTGGATCGCGACCACGACCCAGCGCGAGTGCTTTCGGATGATCCGCGCGACCAGCCGGGTCGAACCGGTCGACCTCGCCGACTCGCCGGACGTACCCGAGCAGGCGATCGCCGAGGAAGAGGTGCTGCGGCACGAACGCGGCACGATCCTGCGGACCGCGTTCGGCGAGCTGTCGCGGCGCTGCCAACAGTTGCTGTCGTTGCTGATGCAGGACCCACCGGCGCCGTACGACGAGATCAGCCGGCGGCTGGACCTACCGATCGGCAGCATCGGCCCGAACCGGGCGCGGTGTCTGGGCCGGCTCCGGCAGACCCCCGCGCTGCTGCGGTTGGCCGCCGATGGACCCGATGGACCTGATGGACCCGACGAGGCAGCGAGGAGGTGA
- a CDS encoding VOC family protein: protein MTILDSPIPRFHLAMPVDDLDAARTFYGDVLGLEQGRSSETWIDWNLRGHQFVTHLAPARPQRIHNPVDGHDVPVPHFGLILAVEEFQQFAERLKAAGTEFVIEPYVRFQGQTGEQWTMFFLDPAGNALEFKAFADDSQVFAV, encoded by the coding sequence ATGACAATTCTCGACTCCCCCATCCCTCGCTTCCACCTCGCTATGCCGGTCGACGATCTCGATGCTGCGCGGACGTTCTACGGTGACGTGCTCGGGCTCGAGCAGGGTCGTAGTTCCGAGACGTGGATCGACTGGAACCTGCGCGGGCACCAGTTCGTCACGCACCTCGCGCCGGCCCGGCCGCAGCGGATCCACAACCCGGTCGACGGGCACGACGTACCGGTGCCGCACTTCGGTTTGATCCTCGCCGTCGAGGAGTTCCAGCAGTTCGCGGAGCGGCTGAAGGCGGCCGGGACGGAGTTCGTGATCGAGCCGTACGTCCGGTTCCAGGGGCAGACCGGTGAGCAGTGGACGATGTTCTTCCTCGATCCGGCCGGGAACGCCCTGGAGTTCAAGGCGTTCGCGGACGACTCCCAGGTGTTCGCCGTCTGA
- a CDS encoding citryl-CoA lyase codes for MTDEPTPTSPPSGPVGSPTPKRAAAVPSFPTSLGTSTADEIRLLGQDLTADLMGKVGFGELAFWLVAMRRPTPSETRVFEAVLVALADHGFTPTAIAARLTYLSAPDSLQGALAAGLLGGGSRFLGVTEDCGQFLDAALGEELPTDDAGWDALALQIVQQSKVSGTFIPGLGHPVHKVQDPRTPVLIGIARDEGLEGPHLKLFQAIGRVHEQVLGRRLPLNGAGVCGAALADLGLPVELLRGFALLARAAGLLGQIAEERRRPIGMDAYLTIDRNAEYVEP; via the coding sequence GTGACTGACGAACCGACGCCCACCTCACCGCCGTCCGGGCCCGTCGGCTCGCCGACGCCGAAGCGCGCGGCGGCGGTGCCGAGCTTTCCGACGTCGCTCGGTACGTCGACGGCGGACGAGATCCGGTTGCTCGGGCAGGACCTGACGGCGGACCTGATGGGCAAGGTCGGGTTCGGTGAGCTGGCCTTCTGGCTGGTGGCGATGCGCCGTCCGACACCGTCCGAAACCCGCGTCTTCGAAGCTGTTCTGGTAGCCCTCGCCGACCACGGTTTCACGCCCACCGCGATCGCCGCCCGCCTCACCTACCTGTCTGCGCCCGACTCCCTCCAAGGCGCCCTGGCCGCCGGGCTGCTCGGCGGCGGCAGCCGCTTCCTAGGCGTAACCGAAGACTGCGGTCAATTCCTGGATGCGGCCTTGGGAGAAGAGCTTCCAACGGATGACGCAGGTTGGGACGCCCTCGCGTTGCAGATTGTCCAACAGTCCAAAGTGAGCGGGACGTTCATTCCCGGGTTGGGGCATCCGGTGCACAAGGTGCAGGATCCTCGGACGCCTGTGTTGATCGGCATCGCGAGGGACGAAGGCCTGGAAGGGCCACATCTCAAGCTGTTCCAGGCTATTGGGCGGGTGCACGAGCAGGTGCTCGGGCGGCGGCTTCCTCTGAACGGTGCGGGGGTGTGTGGGGCCGCGCTGGCCGACCTCGGGTTGCCGGTGGAGCTGCTGCGGGGCTTCGCCTTGCTGGCGCGTGCCGCCGGCTTGCTGGGGCAGATTGCCGAGGAGCGGCGGCGGCCTATCGGCATGGATGCCTACCTGACCATCGATCGCAACGCCGAGTACGTCGAACCTTAA
- a CDS encoding CaiB/BaiF CoA transferase family protein, giving the protein MTGPLAGLLVADFSRILAGPYATMLLADLGAEVIKVEAPAGDDTRSWQPPVRDGVSTYYLAVNRNKRSIALDLKDPADLAAAQELARRADVLVENFRPGGLARFGLDYPSVAEGNPGVIYASISGFGSGPRGAALPGYDLIVQAISGLMSLTGDPDAEPFRAGISVFDVMAGLHATIGVLSALHTRAESGRGQHVEVNLLSSALSGLVNQSSAYVAGGVVPQRMGNSHPSLFPYEPLPCADGDLIITAGNNGQFRKLVEVLGVPDLADDPRFDRNEKRTANRDELRPLLVERLRTRTRMDWFNDIIAAGVPCGPINTVDAGVAFAEDIGLDPVVTVDGIPTIRNPITFSTTAPTYRLPPPSLDEHGTDLRKWLTSD; this is encoded by the coding sequence GTGACTGGTCCGTTGGCGGGGCTGTTGGTGGCGGACTTCTCGCGGATTCTCGCGGGGCCGTACGCGACCATGTTGCTCGCGGACCTCGGGGCGGAGGTGATCAAGGTCGAGGCGCCGGCCGGTGACGACACCCGGTCCTGGCAACCGCCGGTCCGGGACGGCGTCTCGACGTACTACCTCGCGGTGAACCGGAACAAGCGGTCGATCGCGCTCGATCTGAAGGACCCGGCGGATCTGGCGGCGGCACAGGAGCTGGCGCGGCGGGCGGACGTACTGGTGGAGAACTTCCGGCCGGGTGGGTTGGCGCGCTTCGGCCTCGACTACCCGTCTGTTGCCGAGGGCAACCCGGGGGTTATCTACGCGTCGATCAGCGGATTCGGGTCCGGGCCGCGGGGTGCCGCGCTGCCCGGGTACGACCTGATCGTGCAGGCGATCTCCGGGTTGATGAGCCTGACCGGCGATCCGGACGCCGAGCCGTTCCGGGCCGGGATCTCGGTGTTCGACGTGATGGCCGGCCTGCACGCGACGATCGGCGTACTGTCCGCGCTGCACACGCGGGCGGAGAGCGGGCGCGGGCAGCACGTCGAGGTGAACCTGTTGTCGTCCGCGTTGTCGGGTCTGGTGAACCAGTCCAGCGCGTACGTCGCCGGTGGCGTCGTACCACAGCGGATGGGGAACAGCCATCCGAGCCTGTTCCCGTACGAGCCGTTGCCGTGCGCCGACGGGGACCTGATCATCACGGCCGGGAACAACGGGCAGTTCCGCAAGCTGGTCGAGGTCCTCGGGGTGCCGGACCTGGCCGACGATCCGCGCTTCGACCGCAACGAGAAGCGGACGGCGAACCGCGACGAGCTGCGCCCACTCCTGGTCGAGCGGCTCCGCACCCGCACCCGAATGGATTGGTTCAACGACATCATCGCCGCCGGCGTCCCGTGCGGCCCGATCAACACGGTCGATGCCGGCGTCGCCTTCGCAGAAGACATCGGCCTGGACCCGGTGGTGACCGTCGACGGCATCCCCACCATCCGCAACCCGATCACCTTCTCCACCACCGCACCGACGTACCGCCTCCCCCCACCATCCCTCGACGAACACGGCACCGACCTGAGGAAGTGGCTGACAAGTGACTGA
- a CDS encoding IclR family transcriptional regulator domain-containing protein, whose protein sequence is MAGRGAGPDFVESLARGLDVLACFDADHRTMSLSEVATAAGLARPTARRLLLTLEELGFVRTTGGSFQLTPKVLTLGMAYVGSLGLWDIAKPHLESLVARTGESSSMAQLDGSDIVYVARVSVPKLIALRVDIGTRFPAAQTSQGKVLLAALAPDELADVLAQPSRAGLPPYIGRSADQLRDELTEIRARGWALADEELAPGVRSVAAPVRDGNGTVRAAMNVTVHAAETTVDTLLHDHLPLLLRTAGDVSAEWALWQSRPHVEIEQRHETTA, encoded by the coding sequence ATGGCAGGCCGTGGCGCGGGTCCGGATTTCGTCGAGTCGCTGGCTCGCGGGCTGGACGTGCTCGCCTGCTTCGACGCCGACCACCGCACGATGTCGCTGTCCGAGGTCGCGACCGCGGCCGGCCTCGCCCGGCCGACCGCGCGCCGACTGCTGCTGACGCTGGAGGAGCTCGGCTTCGTCCGCACCACCGGCGGCTCGTTCCAGCTGACGCCGAAGGTGCTCACGCTCGGGATGGCCTACGTCGGTTCGCTCGGCCTGTGGGACATCGCCAAACCGCACCTGGAGTCCCTGGTCGCGCGGACCGGCGAGTCGTCGTCGATGGCGCAGCTCGACGGTTCGGACATCGTGTACGTCGCCCGCGTGTCGGTGCCCAAGCTGATCGCGCTCCGCGTCGACATCGGCACCCGCTTCCCGGCGGCGCAGACGTCGCAGGGCAAGGTACTGCTCGCTGCGCTCGCCCCGGACGAACTGGCCGACGTACTGGCGCAACCGAGCCGCGCCGGCCTCCCGCCGTACATCGGCCGCAGCGCGGACCAACTGCGCGACGAGCTGACCGAGATCCGGGCGCGTGGATGGGCGCTCGCGGACGAGGAGCTCGCGCCCGGCGTCCGCTCGGTCGCAGCACCGGTACGCGACGGCAACGGGACCGTCCGCGCCGCGATGAACGTGACGGTCCACGCCGCGGAAACCACGGTCGACACGCTGCTCCACGACCATCTGCCGTTGCTGTTGCGCACGGCGGGAGATGTCAGCGCCGAGTGGGCGCTGTGGCAGTCCCGGCCGCACGTCGAGATCGAACAACGCCACGAGACGACTGCTTGA